The Nematostella vectensis chromosome 11, jaNemVect1.1, whole genome shotgun sequence nucleotide sequence ccgataaagtCTTAATTTCCATTTGTGCTGTTTTAGAATTAATGTCTGTGTGCTTACCACTTGTAGCCGTCGGAACGGTCTGGACACTCTGTTAGTCTCATTGGGATAGGCGGGTCGTGATGAGCGCACGACGTTTCTCTAGCAAGGAGTCTCTCCGTTTGTAGCCACGATGTTGCATCTAAAGGTGAATTAAAGACGTTTCTTCTTAACGTTTCACTAGTAGGATCCATCAGGAATGGCATTAATGTAGCTCAGAATGTAAGTTTGAAAACAGCGACTGTAGCTAACTATGATCCACCAGGTATAAATAAAAGGTATCTGGTAAAGGTTATTAATACCCGATGAATCTGGAGTAGATTAAAAGCATAATACCCGGTAACATTTCATCGGGTAAaagttatttaaaatataaatacccggtaaagcgttatcaggttatcgggtaaaggaaaatataaatacccgataaagcgttatcgggtaaaacaaaatataaatacccgataaagcgttatcgggttatcgggtaaaagaaaatataaatacccgataaagcgttatcgggtaacGAAAATACCCGGTAtagcgttatcgggtaaaagaaaatataaatacccggtaAAGCGTTATTGCTGAGTATTGTGAATTGCTCCCCGATCAGCGTTCTGTAAGTATTGGATGATATTGGTCAATGGTGACTGAGTCCTGTAGTGCAATTTAGAGAAAACTTGCATGACTGCAAGGGAATAAAACAGGGTTGATATTAATATGACTGACTATGTTGTTTCCACGTTCTACCTGTAGGTAAGTCTTGCCATCAAATACGCAgcaggaaataaaaaaatgaacctTGCACAGCGGCTGGATGACTTGGCCTTCCAAAAGGCCCAGGAGGAGGCTGACGAGGtctgtgatgatgatgagcaGTTGAACTGGCCGCCAAGAAGAGCCCAAAACACTGTGTCTTCTGCAAGAAGAGGCAGCTCTCGACAACGTGAAGTCGACAACGATGAAGATCAGATGGAGGTAGCACACGAGGATTCAGATGACGAACGAGATATGACAGGGAGAAGACGGGGTTCAGAGCAAGATGAAGTCATCAAGCCTAATCCCCTGTTGAGGCGTTCCCTTCCTAAACCggaccaccccacccccctcctaTAGCTCGTGTGCAAGCCAGGGCCGACCCAACCCCTTCAAGGTCCTCAGCCCCAGCAAGCGTAGCATGGGCGCATGCGGGAAAAGCTTCTTCCAGAGCGTGGAAGACGAAAAGAAGACAGCCTTAGCTACTAAGGCAGCCAAAATATGTAAGACTATATACATAGTTTGTGATAACGTCATTCGCATGCTTTTAAAGTAGATTGTGTGGGTTTTATAAAGTACggtaaggggaggggaggggctgCTGATTAAGATTTATTCCaaatttcttttttgcttGGCCGTGAGATGTCtccagtatatatatatacgatattttaaaacaagaaGAGGATTAGAAGTTCAAAAAAGCCTGGCTATTTCAACAAGGTCGTATAAATGCCttctttctcttattttaAGAACTCTGTTCTTTCTCTTTTGTGCCTCTTATCCTCCCTATTGTCTCTGATATCTTAGCGCCAAAATCCAACTCCAAGGCGAGGAAATCGAAGCAAATGACTCTCCAATCGAAAGTCGACAACCAAATTAAAGCAGACAGGCCTGATGAGAAAGCTGACCGACAAACCAAGAAGTGAGTTCTATTGTGACTGCCTTAGTCGCGTATTCACACGTGGCACGTGTCAGTGACGGCATTCACGTCTTTACGTGGTGTCAAAAGCGTGCCAATATGACACGTTctcttctatttttttctaagcGCATAGACACTGATTGTATTACATTTGTTCAGGGAAAATGGCTTCAGTCTGCGGCTGGAGGAAAATCGTGATCAGATCGAGGAAGAGAATCCGGATATCCCGGACGAAGACGTCGTCAAGATTGCCATGAAAACGTGGAAAGGTCTCGACAGCGTGGAAAAGAAGGTGTGGAATGAGAAGGCGAAAGGGAATGCAGGAGAGACGGAAGAAAAGAAACGCAAGCGAGAGAATGACGAAAATGACGCAGAATATTCACAAAGCTCCGAGCATGATAGCATGtcgaaaaaaatcaaatcagGAGGAACTGTTCGGTCATCTCGAGATCTGTCTAGTTTCGCCTACTCAAAAAATTGATATCTTGTCTGAAAAGTGGCGTTACAATTGTAAACGTTATAACCCCTTGGTATGGCTAAGGGTGAGGTATTAGAAAAACAACTCCCGAAAAGATGAAGTTATATGTATATTTTaataactgttttattttacataGCTTACTATCTATACAATCTTACCATCTATAAATAATACTAAAATAACGCGTGATCAATACCGCTGGAAAAAAAGGTCTTATCGGAGTGAGGGGGATAGTGGTTACTTAAagtctgtgtgtgtgtgtgtgtggggggggggggggggggggggggtgccgAGGATGCACTGGGGCACACTCAGCTATCCCTTCCCTTGATGGCTGGTGGCTGAAGCTTGAAGAGCGTTCGCCGGCTTTTAAGCAGTACAGACTGATAATgacaaagacaaaaaacaaagttaAAAAACTATTATGTTTGGTACACAAAGATAACGGCTAGCTATGATGACTGCGTCAAACATTACAAAGGACAACCTGGTGGCAGAAACCAGAGCTTCAAGGTGAAAGACGAAgcgccttgcatctacccctaaataggaccattaaatggctatcgcgccttgcatctacccctaactaggaccattgaatggctatcgcgccttacatctacccctaaataggaccattgaatggttatcgcgccttgcatctacccctaactaggaccattgaatggctatcgcgccttgcatctacccctaactaggaccattgaatggctatcgcgccttgcatctacccctaaataggaccattaaatggctatcgcgccttgcatctacccctaactTTGACCATTGGATGGCTGTCGCGCCTTAcatctacccctaaataggaccattgaatggctatcgcgccttgcatctacccctaaataggaccattAAATGGttatcgcgccttgcatctacccctaaataggaccattgaatggttatcgcgccttgcatctacccctaactaggaccattgaatggttatcgcgccttgcatctacccctaactaggaccattgaatggttatcgcgccttgcatctacccctaactaggaccattgaatggttatcgcgccttgcatctacccctaactaggaccattgaatggttatcgcgccttgcatctacccctaaatgggaccattgaatggctatcgtgccttgcatctacccctaaaaAGGACAATTGAATGGCTATCGCGCtttgcatctacccctaactaggaccattgaatggctatcgcgccttgaatctacccctaaataggaccattgaatggctatcgcgccttgcatctacccctaaataggaccattgaatggctatcgcgccttgcatctacccctaaataggacaattgaatggctatcgcgccttgcatctacccctaactaggaccattgaatggctatcgcGCCTTTCATCTAccctaaataggaccattgaatatggttatcgcgccttgcatctacccctaaataggaccattgaatggctatcgcgccttgcatctacccctaaataggaccattgaatggctatcgcgccttgcatctacccctaaataggaccattgaTTGGCTATCGCGCCTTTCATCTACCCCTAactaggaccattgaatggttATAGCCCtttgcatctacccctaactaggaccattgaatggctatcgcgccttgcatctacccctaaataggaccattgaatggctatcgcgccttgcatctacccctaactaggaccattgaatggttATAGCGCtttgcatctacccctaactaggaccattgaatggttatcgcgccttgcatctacccctaaataggaccattgaatggctatcgcgccttgcatctacccctaactaggaccattgaatgggtatcgcgccttgcatctacccctaaataggaccattgaatggctatcgcgccttgcatctacccctaaataggaccattgaatggctatcgcgccttgcatctacccctaaataggaccattgaatggctatcgcgccttgcatctacccctaaataggaccattgaatggctatcgcgccttgcatctacccctactaggaccattgaatggctatcgcGCCTTGCCTTtacccctaaataggaccattgaatggctatcgcgccttgcatctacccctaactaggaccattgaatggctatcgccgccttgcatctacccctaaataggaccattgaaAGGCTATTgcgccttgcatctacccctaactaggaccattgaatggctatcgcgccttgcatctacccctaaataggaccattgaatggttatcgcgccttgcatctacccctaactaTGACCATTGAATAGTTATAGCGCTTTGCATCTACCTctaaataggaccattgaatggttatcgcgccttgcatctacccctaaataggaccattgaatggttatcgcgccttgcatctacccctaactaggaccattgaatggctatcgcgccttgcatctacccctaaataggaccattgaatggctatcgcgccttgcatctacccctaaataggaccattgaatggctatcgcgccttgcatctacccctaaataggaccattgaatggctatcgcGCCTTGCTTCTACCCCTAACTAGAACCATTGAATGTTTTGTTCTTACATGAACGCCGGGGTTAAACATGTTCCTAAATGGTGTTGCGAGTGTTACATGAATAAATCGATTGCTTGATAAAAGACgatattatacattttttacATGTTTGTATCATTTTTATCTGTACTCAGATAAAAAAGTACTCCTGTACTCCTACTTCAGATATCATTTGAGCtaattgtatttttatagaatattAGAATCTCAATTCAATTGAATATATTTACTTAGAACATAGtaaattttaattgtttttgtcTCTTGTGTGTGCAACGCTAATCAGACGCTCGTTTACAATTGCATTTCAATTGCTACCATACAAGTAAGGAAAAGATAAAGCATATTACAACTAAAaccatatatttttatattattaagtTTCTCATAAAAGTTATACAAATACAATcttaaatacaaatacaactAAATGTCCAAAACACAACATTGATTGTttaataaaaagaataaacatttattcataatttaaaaaatatctaaataaaacaaaatagaatATAATAAACTCATAAAGTACTTAGTCATTTTTATTGATatatttatattgataaacattatttgccaaaataaacaaaaaatctacaatttttttaatcttaaaaATGTTTCACAAACATTCCCTCACAATGATTTTTCTTATACTTTGCCTAAACACTCTTCGCCCGCAACTCTTGAGAGTGAATACAACCTGTCAAGACTGAATAGTGGTGTCTCAGATAATTTCATGCCTTGAGTAAAAATGTCCTCAGAGGGGTCAACTTGACCTTCGTCTGGATAAGGGTTGTTCTGTTGTATTTGAAGGAAAGACAACAAGGTTTAAACGACCCGTGAATTACAACAACAATTATTGTGCTTCTTTTCCCCTTGAGCTGGAGGTAGACTTGGTATTTAAATTAAACCCTGGTCCCGAAACAAAGCCTGAGGTTCACTCTCCTAGACAACCTTGCCACTCTCCCCTGACATCTCACTCAATACAAAATCACATCCTAAACCTATTTCTGCAATACCTGTGTTAATATCCAACAAATACACAAATCCATGTCATTTGTATCAATATCAAAAGGGATCCCATGCTTGTTAACTCTTGTTCCGGAAACGCGAGGCTCTGTTTACTAAATGCAAGGTCGGTAAAGAGCAAATCTTTTATAATCAAAGACTTTATTGTAGATAACAACATTGATATCTTAGCAATAACTGAGAGTTGGCTAAAGGATGACATTAATGACCAACTTACTGTGAATGACATCTGTCCCTCGGGTTTCTTTCTACATCACTTGCCCCGTGTTGGGAGAAGAGGTGGTGGAGTGGCGCTCTTGCATAATAAACGCTTTAAACTTAAAAAACTCTCACCTGATATTACATTTACGTCATTTGAATTTACTGATTGCCACATAAAGTATATGTCATCGAGTCTAAGAATGATTGTTGTCTACCGACCCCCGCCTTCAAAGAAGAATAAActaaatgtttctaagttctTGGAGGAGTTCAGTTCTTTTCTTGAGATGGTTATAACTTCCACCACCCCTCTGATAAAAACAGGAGATTTTAATTTTCATTTGGATGATGAGGGGGACCGACCTGCTCAAAGGTTCCAAGATTTGCATGATGCTTTTAATCTCCTTCAGCACGTCAAGACTCTACCCATAAATATAGCCACACTTTGGACCTAGTCATAACAAGAGCTGGAGAGATACCTCTAAACAATGCTTGGGTCACTAACCCAGAGATATCAGACCATTTTGCTGTGCACTGGGAATCTAGGTGTCTAAAAAACCTAAtgctgaaaaaataaaattacaaaGGCGAAAACAAAGTCTATCGATCGCGACGGGTTTTGTCAAGATATTAAAAGCTCTCACTTAATGACACAAATCATTCGAAAATGTTTCCAAGCTAGAAAAATGCTATGATGACACCCTGGCATCTCTCTTAAATAATCATGACCCGCTAGTTACAAGTACTATAACAGTAAGACCTGCTGCTCCCTGGTATTCTGATGAGATTAAGGAAGCAAAGAAACAGCGAAGAAAACTTGAGCGGCTATGGCGAAAAACCCAAATCACTAATCCATCGTGAGATGTATGTTGAACAATATGTTAGAGTAAACCAGTGTATTTATGATTCCAAAATGAACTTTTATGCTGAAACTATAAAACAAAACGCCAACGATCAGCGTGTTTTGTTCACTTTTATATCTATATATGTTAATTCTAAATCTAGTAAAAAAATTACCGTCTCATGACTGTCCTAAAAGAAAGTTAAAACTATTTGTAACACTTTCCCTTCAACACAAACAGATCTGTTTCCAGAAGAGAAATGCTTCTCTAATCGGCTTGATAATCTCTCTCTTACATCAAATAAAGAACTCAGCTCTCTTCTCAAGCCCATATGTGGAAGAAATCATGTGTGCTGGATCCAATTCCAGGGAATTTAATGAAACATTGTATCATGTATCATGAAACATTAATTCTGATACTGACAAAATGTGTTAACTTCTTCTTTTGAAACAGGTATTATCCCTGACAGCCACAAATAAGCTGTGCTAAATCCCGACCTTAAAAAAGACTCACTCGATCATGAGGTTCATAAACATTATAGACCTGTCTCTAATTTGAGATTTATCTCTAAGGCACTGGAAAAAGTTGCAGCTGTTCGCTTGCGCGAGCACTGTGATAACAATAATCTCCTTGAACGTTTCCAGTCAGCATACCGAGAGGGCCACTACAAAAACGGCACTTACGCGCATACATAATGACATCCTTTGTAAAATAGACAGCGGTAAATGTGTCATACTAGTTCTATTAGACCTCTCTGCCGCATTTGGTACGGTAGATCATGAAATCCTCCTCAAACGACTGGAACATCGATATGGTATAACAAGTAAAGCTCTGGTTAGTTCAATTCTTATTTGACAAACCCCACCCAATTTGTAAAAATAGGTGACGGATTTTCTTTAAGTCAGAAGATGCTTTGTGGCGTTCCTCAAGAGTCGGTGCTAGGTCCTATATTATATTCGCTATATACTGCACCGCTTGCTAACGTTATCAAACAACACAGTGTAAACTTCCATTTTTTATGCGGACGATACGCAGTTGTACTTATCATTCGACCCAAAACACGATAGTGAACTGAAGCAAGCAAAGTGCTGTATAGAATCTTGCCTTTGTGAAATAACCAGCTGGATGACGACTAATAAACTGCAGCTAAATAGTGACAAAACAGAACTGTTAGTTCTTAACGCTCGTCACCGTCTGTGTCCTCCTTTGCATTCGATCGCTGTAATGAGATCATTTCCTCTTCAAAGAATGCAAAAAACATAGGTGCATGGTTCGATAACACTTCAATAGGCCAATCCTCCTTTTTCCATCTACGAAATATTTCGAAAATTAGAAAGTTTATTTCCTGCGAAATACacgcttttatttcttctaaaCTAGACAATTGTAACTCTCTTCTCACTGGCCTTGATCGAAAGCAAATCTCTAAACTTCTACAATATGTTCAGAATTCTGCGGCGCGACTTCTTACAGGAACCCGCAAATACGATCACGTCACTCCTGTTCTGCGTACCTTACACCGGCTACCCATCAGAAAAAGAATAGATTTTAAACTCCTTCTTTAACTAATCCCTTAATGAAACCGCTCTAGACTATATGAAAGACCTTTTAACTCCTTATAAACCAAAGCGCAGACTTCGTTCTTAAAATAAGTCTCTTTCAAACTTAAGACCTACGGCTCAATAGCCTTTTCCGTGAGTGCACCAGCTATATGGAACTCCCTCCCACTAGAACTCCGGAATTGTAAAGAATTGAGTATGCCTAAATCCAAGATCAAGACCTTTCTGTTTTAAACGCGTCTTCGACAATTGATTTTTAATGATTGATTCTCATGATCTTAGTTATGTATCATAACtaattattttactttttattgtgTCTTTTTATTATCTATTTGATATATATTGTAATGAATTATTACTTATTATTTTCATAATATTACCATAATATTAAAATTGTAAAGCGCTTTGGATCTATAGGAGAAAGGCGCTATATAAatctatattattattattattttaaaagtatatatgtcaaacacaggtacccccccccctttcgaAATCATTATTCCTTGAACCTCCTCCCCCGGCCATTTCTGCCCTCCCACCCACTTGTGGGACCattccgccccccccccccccccccccccagtaagGCGTATAGTACAGTAATATATGAATGCTTTTATtccaataaaaatataaaaataccaATCAACGTTACGTACATGCTCTGAGACCTTGCGTATTTTACTCACAAAACAGCCTGAGTCCACAAAAGCAGACGTGACTACACACAAAACTAAAGATTCATAAGAGTTGCAGCAGTCCCATTCAATAAGGAaacttaaaacaaaataaaaacagtccAAGGCCAGTCCATGTTTACGTGATGTCAATCTTTTGGTCCTTTCGCTGTGTTGTTCAGCTCACTTTGCAACTGAGTGGTCAAAGACAGGGATGTTATTGACTTTGCAGCCCTTCTGGTGGTAGGGACAATGACCAATTTTCGCGGCCGTTTTCTCGTTGATTTTCATCAGAGCCTGACCAAGATAAGAAGAAATCAATGTTAATGGAAAATTGACAAGtctgcgccccccccccccctcctcctccccccttatCATAAGAAATATTCTATCAAGGACGACGGCAACCAAGACACAAATGCTCGCAAaccatgctcgaggatccatcGTAATTTGCGGGCGCCCCCAAGGGTCCACTAGCACAAAAGTGACttttgggagcgcccgcaaagtacgctggatcctcgagcatgctCATAGCTAACAACCAATCAGGAAGCGAGATTATGCGCAAGTGTTGTAGACTATCCCTTTTTCCACAGGATACTTCTATAAGTGTGCAGATCAAGATTACTTGAAATTCATTACCGGAGCCAAATCGAATGGAAAGATGTGGggatttggggggggggggggggggggagcattGGGGGGAAAGCATTTGACGCTAGATGGATTTGTGAGTTCGAGCTCCCTTGGATTCTTTTAAATTCTGGTCTGAAGAGGTGTTCGCTTAAGCCGCCCCTTGACCCCGCCTGGACCCACTACTACGAGGACAAAGTTGTACAAACTCCCTAACCTGGAAGAACCTGGAGTGAGCGGCTTTCGCGGGGCACTTCTCCTTCATCTCCAACATCAAAGCACGCAATTCGTATGTGTTAGCAGCGCGCTCCTTAAAAGGGCAAATGAAGTTCCCTTTGCTGTCGCGGAACATGGGGCATTTGCCAGCCAAGCCTTTCAGACGCTCGTCCTTGTAAGGGCAGCCGCCATTTTTGAAAGCGGCGCAGTTTTTTATGATATAATCGATGGATACGTctccctgaaaaaaaaaattctcataTACTTCTCTTCGCATGTTAAAATGGGCTGTGATAGCTACACCCCGGCTCTGCCATGCTGATCAGTCCTAAAGTGAATGAAAGCCATAACGAGTCGCACGCTCTTAGCAACGGAATTTTTGACCCCGGCCCCTGTGGAGATCGATGCTTTTTGAGCATCGATCTCCACGGGGAGCGTCGTAGGCTCGGCATTCCAGGTAACACTTCGATCCGCTTATCCCAATTACCTGTCAGaaaaatgacaataataaaGGTGCCTCAAATTACCTAGTATTCCAGCCATATGCGGCGGGTTTTCATTTTCGGTTATGTTAACTTTAGATTTTAGATATTTGATAACATCTTTTTTCGGGAGTCATAGATGTGGGTAAGCAGCGCGCATCGTAATTAAAGAAATAAGATTCAATCGCTAATATGGCCGATATGAGTCCCCAAGACGCGCCAAATATTTATGACATCGCGTACATGATTATTCGggaaaacgttttattttatggccaaaaaatatagaatacttgCGTAGTTTAGAAAGGGGTGGCGTGAAAGATCGCGACCAAGGCCATAA carries:
- the LOC5518554 gene encoding uncharacterized protein LOC5518554, producing the protein MRSTFSDSALSPSNQISNNWFVRHPKEKSRLRLGVRGFEEASTASHTKKMADKGDVSIDYIIKNCAAFKNGGCPYKDERLKGLAGKCPMFRDSKGNFICPFKERAANTYELRALMLEMKEKCPAKAAHSRFFQALMKINEKTAAKIGHCPYHQKGCKVNNIPVFDHSVAK
- the LOC5518555 gene encoding WD repeat and HMG-box DNA-binding protein 1, with product MGACGKSFFQSVEDEKKTALATKAAKISPKSNSKARKSKQMTLQSKVDNQIKADRPDEKADRQTKKENGFSLRLEENRDQIEEENPDIPDEDVVKIAMKTWKGLDSVEKKVWNEKAKGNAGETEEKKRKRENDENDAEYSQSSEHDSMSKKIKSGGTVRSSRDLSSFAYSKN